CTTCCGCCTCCCCGCTTCCCTCCTCCTAAGCGGTTTAGTCTCCTCTCCCCTCCTAAGCGGTTTagtctcctcccccctcctaAGCGGTTTagtctcctcccccctcctaAGCGGTTTAGTCTCCACCCCCTTCGCCCGTACGAAGCATAGGCCTTTATTAGGAGGTCAAAATGGTCATacaccattttgtaaaactgcTTAATATCCCTGCTGGTTAAGTTGGGGTCTTCCTGGAGAAGAGTTCCCAAATTGACGACCTTACAAATGGGGTTGGTGTATAAGTGATTCATTATGTAGGTCTGGTTGAGGTCTACCTGGTTTGTGACTACTCCATTGAGGTAGTTGCATTTGCAAAGTgtgccatttatttttaaaagatatcCTTGTCCAtgttttttgttgtttttccaAGAACCCCAATATGTATCTCCACATCTGTGATGGAAAACTCCGAACCCAtgtctttcccccctttgccaGTAGCCTTCATACTTATCGTAGGTATCACCCTCATCGTAGGCATCACCCTCATCGTAGGCATCACCCTCATCGTAGGTATCATACTTATCGTAGGCATCACCCTCACCGTAGACATCACTCTGGCATGTGCCGCTCTTCCTATTTCCATTTCCATGTCTCACGAACCAGAAGTACGTTCCGTACCCGTGCATCTCATCGTTTTGCCATTCCCCCACGTATACGTTTTGTATGACCTTCTTGGGTGCGTTGGCTTTGgcttttggggggggagactTCCCAGAGGTGGTGCCCTCGCGTGGTTCAGCGCTTTCGCATTTGCGGTCCCTCGTTTTGCGATCTCTCCCTTTGCGGTCCCTTCCCCTGCCGCCCCTCCCTTTCGCAAACCACCACATTTTCCCCAAGCCGCTCCTTTTGTCCCTCGCCCAGAAGCCACAGTAAACGGCATTGACATAGCGTTGGACACCGTAGAAGTGCCTCTCGTTTTGTCTCCACCATCCTTCGTACGTCCTCACACTGGGGTGATTCCCATGCTTCCTTATTAACAGAACTCCGTAGCCGTTACGTTTGTTCCCTTTCCAATCCCCCTTGTAGATCACTACACTTGATTGAGCATCATCAGCGGAAGGACCCAAAAAGAGAGTGCCTTTACCTTGACCATACTTCTCACCATTTCGAATATACCCTTCGTACACAAACTGTtgagaaattattttcccaaatCCATCTACATTTCTACCTTTAAAGTACCCCTTGTATgtctccttccccttctggATGATCACATCTTTTCCTAACTGGGCACAATGGAACGAGTCCAGTAGGAGGTCTCCATCTATGACGTAGTTGTTAAGGGGGACATTCTTCAGTTGTAGAGTACCGGAGTGTTTAATGTGCACAGAGGAGTTGCCTTGGCTCGACCCATTTTGGGGGTACCTCTTTTTGCTGAAGAAGTTTTTCCAGAAGGTAGCTTCCCAGGGGGGATGGTTGGCTCCCTCcattgtgtgtgtgtgtgtgggtgGGGATTTCACTATTGGGGAGCTGCTACTTCCTACACCTTTGCAATTCACGTGCAGTTATTTTGTTGGGACGGAGAGAGGGGGTGCCCGCGATTGTGTAGTGTCTCCTCACTGGGGGAAAATCTCTTTAGCTTCGGCAGTAGGATGCTCCCCCGCGTGCGTTCCTCTGAGCGCGTTCCTCCATGTGCGTTCCTTTGCGCGCGTTCCTCCATGTGCGTTCCTCCGTGTGACGTCCTCTCCATTTATCTTATCATACAAATGAGAACGCGGATGAGGAGACAATTTCGGGGGACGCGAAATTAATAACGCGGGTATGCATACCAGTTCgtcgcgttttttttttttttttttttaaatgcacatTTATCGTTTGTagaaaaggagggggggggtacCCATTTGGCTTTCCTCCGATATATATGTGTcctatggaaaaaaaatacatctcCCGGTATGACTATAAAGCGCTTTTTCAAACTTTCACGCGGTTGAGGCTGGtcggggggagggggttGCCTCCTCTCTCTctttgtgtgtgcaaaatggcTTCTCGGACAtggaacggaaaaaaaaaaaaattacatgccGGGTTGCTCCCCTTTGTGGTTAAACATGTAGTAGTCAGTTTTACCCCTCTCTTTCGTATGTCCCTGCAGGGGTGGGAGGATAACTCTCATTCGATCAACTTCATAAAAGGTTTCCCCCGCTTCGGTTTGGTCGCGCCCTTCCCAATTTTTCTGTATGTGAAGGAGagcacctcccccccctgcgtcCACATCGTCTCAATCATTATCCCCATTGTGTGTGtctctttaaaattttccaaattgagTAGACTGACTTTGCGCTTTCCTTTAAGGTTGCTCTCCTCATCTCAGTTGTGGCTGTTTTGTTtggttttcttcccctcgtctgggatttttttttttttccccttttggagaTGACACATTCTGCGCAAACATGAGGTGACCGTGGCGACCGTGGTGACTTGGCGCATTCGAATTGTCCCACGAGTGGTGGGCAGAAAGGACTCCTCCCTCTACTTGAGATGTCGCAGTTGGGATGTCCCCCAACGCTTACACGAAATGGTTGTCCCACCTCATGTTGCGACTATTTGGCAATCTTCTTTCCGTTCTGCcgcgaattaaaaaaaaaaaaaatcagttgTCATGTGGTGCACGACTGCgggtgctttttttttttttccgtttccttcgaatttgcttcttcttctcctcgtGGCTGGCTCGTTTCGTTTATGATCTTATCGTGTCGTATTgcatctattttttttttttctcccgttGGGTTGgttgcctcccttttttttctacttacTGCTTCCTACGTCACGCCGCCTCTCCCTCCAACTGTGCATTACCCCTTCCCCGTGTATGCCCAGGCGCAGTAGCGCTGCCCGCACGTGGAAATATGCAGCTATGCAGCTATGCAGCTACACAGATGGGTAGTATCTACTGGCTGGCCCTCGCGGAGTTCTTCATATCTTAGCTGACTCACCTTCGGCTCCTCTCTGTATAAGCGACCGGATCTTACCGAACACGTGTAAATGTATAATCCACTGGTTAGtattgcttcttttttttttcttctttcttttcttcttctcaccCCCCATTCTGCCATATATTGTTACATGCCTACCTATGTGAATCATCATGGGGAGTCTCAAACGGAGTACCTAGTTTGTTCTTTGTTCTGAGtagtttgtttgtttgttttttttttttcttttttttgttaatctaTTTTTCACGTCTCTCCGGGAagatacatacatatatgttttcatttctgtAACAGAGGGTATTAACTGCCCATCatagggggggggaaggctTCACAAAAGAGCCAATCTAAACTGCATCGAGTTGTGTGGGCGCACTTGTGAAGCTCACACTGGGTAGTTGTTCCCCTCCGTTTTGTCGCCCATTTTGTCGTCTTTTTTGTCTGCCTttttgtcttcctttttgtcgtCCTTTTTGTCGTCCTTTTTGTCGTCCTTTTTATCGTCCGTTTCCACCCCTTTTTAACTGTTACCCCCTGTGAGCGGACCAATGGACGACCTGAAAAGGCGCGTGGTAAGTCTTCACTGCTCAGctggtgtgtgtgtgtttgcaGGGTCGTTAAAGATGTGGCTTGGTAGAAGAAGCCGAGACCTGACACCCGAGATCTGACACCCGAGACCACCTCCTGCTCTCCAAActgctcttccttttttggaggaGGATGCATGAGCGTGCCATCCGGGGTGTTCTTTATGAGTTGCTTCTCCACCCCCCGTTTACTTCCACACCACCCACTGCTTACTTCCACTCCGCACGCAGGCCTACAAAGCGGTCGACGACTACGTCCAGTCCAACATGACGATAGGGCTCGGGACTGGTACCACTGTATTTTATGTACTTGAGCGAATCGAGAAGTTAATTCGAAATGGGAAGATCAAAGATGTGGTGTGCATCCCCACTAGCATCGACACGGAGATAAAGGTTAGCACAAAAGGAGAGTTGCAGCCCAAGGGCGGCACCTTCCCGCGGCCAGCGGTTTCGACGCATGAGGGCCTACGTATCCTCCTTCCAACCAGTTCGAAGTGCTCGTGTCCCCCTCTCAACTTTTCTACATCGACACCCCAACCTGGTCGTGCATCACATCCCAATCTGATCGCGCATCACACCCCAACCTGATCGCACATCACACCCCAACCTGATCGCACATCACACCCCAACCTGATCGCACATCACACCCCAATCCGACCGCACGCAGGCCAAAAATTTGGGCATCCCCCTGACGACGCTGAAAAAGAATTCGCACATCGACATAGCCATAGACGGTGCCGACGAAATTGACATGAACCTAAATTTGGTCAAAGGTCGAGGCGGGGCCCTCGTGAGGGAGAAGTTAGTTGCCTCCAGTGCATCCGTTTTTATAATTGTAAGGAGAGAAGGAGAGTGGAGGAAGTGAAATCGCGTAGAGTGTGCTCTGCTTGTAGGGAGAGACTGGTCTCTCTTTAAAAGTACCCTCGTGATGTAGCCTCGTTACGCTTGACGAGCAAAGCAGATTGTATGTACATTTCGAGTAATGCTGACCGTTATAGTGTTCCTCTCCACTTCCTAACCTATTGtgcaccccccttttttttttcccctcctccccctgcgCAGATTGTCGACGAATCAAAACTCTGCATGAACGGCCTGGGCACGACAGGAGCAGTGCCGATTGAAATCCTCTCCTTTGGACATGAGAAGATTATCCAGAATCTGCTCAAAATCTCTTCCCTCGAAAACTGCAAATATAAGTTGCGGGAGAAGAACGGAGAGGTGTACATAACGGACAACAAAAACTACATCGTCGATTTTTACTTCGCCAATCCGATTGAGGATTTGCTGGACACGTGCCACAAGATAAAGATGGTGAGCGCGGCGGTTTGCGCGGCGGTTTGTGCGGCGGTTTGTGTAGCGGTTTGTGTAGCGGTTTGATTGACGCCCCATTTGACCGCTTCACCTCTTCATCACTTCtccacttcaccgcttcaccgcttctgCACTTCTCCACATCACCACTTCACCCTTCTCAGACCACTGGCGTTGTAGACCACGGCATTTTCGTAAACATGACGAGCGTGGCGCTGATAAGCAAACAGGACGGGACGGTCGTGAAGTTGGACAAGCAAGCAGGCAGTTGAGGAGCACTCCGCAGTGTGGCTATCCATTTTGCCCTTCCATTTTGCCTTCCACTTTGCCCTCCATTTTGGCCATCCACTTCGTTCGTCTGCGCGTTTTTCCGCCCATTGgagcttccccttttttccccccccttcgcagAAAAATATGCTGAACCGTTCATGCGAANNNNNNNNNNNNNNNNNNNNNNNNNNNNNNNNNNNNNNNNNNNNNNNNNNNNNNNNNNNNNNNNNNNNNNNNNNNNNNNNNNNNNNNNNNNNNNNNNNNNNNNNNNNNNNNNNNNNNNNNNNNNNNNNNNNNNNNNNNNNNNNNNNNNNNNNNNNNNNNNNNNNNNNNNNNNNNNNNNNNNNNNNNNNNNNNNNNNNNNNataaaaattaaagagtaCCTAAAAACTtaggcccttttttttattttttcgtcactggcgcatgtgtgtatgccTCTGCGTTGATACTTATTcgtatgtgtttttttctttttctttttctttttcttttttcatttttctttttttttggcttcttGCACTGTTATGTTGTCCCCCCCGGAAggtgtgtatgtacatgtaccCAGGCAGCATATGTCTAGTTTTGAGTCCACCTGCCCTTGTGTTTGAAGTCTCTGGTCCCTCGCGTGAACTGTTTGCCAACGCACAGTTGTTTTCGCGCATCTCTGTCCATCCCACGTGTAACAACGCATCTCTGCCCACCTCACGTGTAACAACGCATCTCTGCCCACCTCACGTGCAACAACGCATCTCTGCCCACCTCACGTGCAACAACGCATCTCTGCCCACCTCACGTGCAACAACGCATCTCTGCCCACCTCACGTGCCATGCACTGTTGtcttaaatttttaatcagTTCACCATTGTCACCCCGCCAGTTCCGTTTCCCCACTTGAGTGCGTCGTGCCTCCCTATAGTCCACTCGGTCATTCGCCCCACTGCGTGCGTATCATCGTCtctatttcccccccccaaagaaCATCAACGCCGCTGTTTGCTACGAtgtatttgtttaaaaaggcCAAAGACTCTATTGTCAATTCGCTGCAATACGATAAGGCTTCCCCCCTTATGCGGCTAAGCGGCGTCTGTAAGGGGATCCTCCGAGCCACATTCCTTGTCTCCTTCGCGTTGCTCTCGCTAACTGTGTTAGCTATGTACTTGGAGCGGAACTTTTTTGCCAACAGAGGTGCGCACGAAGATGGCCCATTTGGCGTGTCGCGCCCGTGTGGGGCATTCACACGTTGGTTTGTATAGGCCTCGTATCTGTATGTGGCTGCGTCAATCAACTCCCCATGCTTCCGCTTCCTCTTTGCCAATCAACTCCCCATGCTGCCGCTTTCTCTTTGCCAATCAACCCCCCCTGCTGCCGCTTCCTCTTTGCCGCGTGACAGACCTGCTGAAGGCCCTCGCAGTGGAATCGCTCATCCTCTGTCTGTTGTCCCTAACCATcctgagaagaaaaagtggaaCCTACATTTATGCCAAAGTCGAGATGTaccctttttcctttaaggACTTGATTGACGTGTCACTGGCCACGGGGACGGTCACGATCTCGGTGCTGGACATCCTCCTGGTGTGTTTCTACCCGCCGGAATGCAGCACTATGCGTGGGATGCACCATGCGTGGAATGCACTACGTTTGGGATGCACTACGTATAGAGAGGGTGTTGCGTCGGTGCCGCTTTTTCACCACCCCCCCACATGATCCGActtccaccaccaccccttcTCAGTGCTACCTTTGCCTCATTGTGGcgttcttcacctttttaacgGGTACCCTTCACAGacttactttattttatttcattttgtttgattttttctatgACTAGCATCTCCGCTGCTACCTTACGTGAGTAGGAGCAAGCACATTTTTCTgtgctttttcttcctccccacccCACAGGGTTGTTTTCCCTTTATGTATGCCTAGACAACCCGCACATGAAGGACCACGAGAATATTAGCCTTTTCAGTAATGAGCCTGTGATGAGCGTTACATGATGGAAGCAGCACCATCCCCAGGGtgtcttccccatttttgttgtcCTCTGTTTGACATTTATTTTGCTCTGCACGGTCTGTGTATGGTTCGTTTTTCCCTGCACCctttgtatgtttttttttatccctccCGCAGGCATGCAATTTGCGTCCGTTTCGTACATCGGGCTGTACGCGATAACTCAGTTTTGTGCATTCAAATCTATGCCCTACCACCCAGTGGAATATTTGTGAGTTGAGTGGAAGAACCATTTCAGAGTAGTCTCAACGACACGAGTGTTTGTTTAACCAGCAAGCATGTGCGTTGGCACGCCTGCATGTGCAGCATGACACGATGGGGATATCTCCCAACTTTTGCATGcacatccttttttttttactccccccTTTAACATCGCAGGGGATATATAGTTAAAAACATCATGGAGGACATTTTCTGCGTCGTGAAAAAGGCGTGGAAGTTTATATACTAACATAGGAAAAGTGAGTAATTGCCTGCCCAATattatttctcattttattcctttgGAAGGCCTCTCTCCAAAGGTCCTGGAGAGAAGCTGCTGTGTGGACGTCCGACGGAATTTGCCCCTGTTAACGTGTACatgaaatgtatttttttcctttttttccttttcatgcACGAGCAAAGTTgtggcaaatttttttttttaaatcatttgGACAGAGTTGACCGAGCGAGAGTGATATCCCCCCCATTGATGGGTTaagaatttcattttgtgccATGTACACACATTTGTGTGAAAGATCCTCCCGAAggaatttaattattttatgaagaaaCAGAACGAAGATTATTAACGGAGATGAATTTGTTTACtctttttgcctgaacatgttcaggtgattttttttttttgtcttcctaCCAACATGCCAACATGCCAACGTGCCAACATGCCAACATGCCAACATGCCAACGTGCCAACATGCCAACGTGCCAACATGCCAACGTGCCAACATGCCAACGTGCCAACGTGCCAACATGCCAACGTGCCAACGTGCCAACATGCCAACGTGCCAACATGCCAACGTGTCAACCCACCAATATGCCAACTCACCAACATAGCAACGTACCTACCTGCCCCCACAAAGGGTTACCTCTTGGGGGTGAACGCTTAAAGATAACTTACGGATCGGCGGATGGCCCATCAGTTAGCAAAGTAGTGAAGCTGCCAAGTGGCACAGTCGTCGCAAGTTTTCAGCGCTACCCctgagggggggaagaaattaCGCGACATTTTGGTATGCAGCTATATATACCACTCGTTGGCGCAAAACTCCgacgaaaaaatattgttgccattttttccttttcaatttagCTAAGGCAGTGCTGACAATGTTATGCGTGTACTACTGATCACGCTAAGCAAGTAAaagtattctttttttaaagtgttGCCTGGCAGTGCATCGTCAGGAGGGAACGAGAACGCGCTGAACGGAACGTGCCGGGCGATCATCAAACCAATTTAACAAAAGTGGCATACCATGGAGGAGTTTTACTCCCCTCAGTTGGGGATTCACTCGGAATCGACAGAAGGGCTTTTTTGCGCACCGCAATTGGGGGCGGTGCGCTCGGTATTctctccgcttctcctctttGCCGCTTATCCTTCCCTCCACGTCGGGGTCGCTACTAAGCGGTACGCCGTGATTGGCCGAAGCGTATCTTAGTAGCTTGGGCGAGAAGAAGATTATGTATCAGCCGTGATAGCTCAGTTGGGAGAGCGTCAGACTGAAGATCTGAAGGTCCCTGGTTCGATCCCTGGTCACGGCAAGattacatacattttttctcaacgagggaaaaaaaaaaagttaaaaattaattttgctgctttttttgACCCTTTTAAAGCGTAAAAGggataaaaggaaaaaaaaattcaccgttttttttaactgccaCTTGGTAAGTTTGCGCATCTTTCGCATTTGGCTAAttcgccccattttttttttttacttatgcATTATTAGTGGGTATTTTTCCCATGTTGCACATCCTCCATGGCTGGGTAAGTTttcctccctcttttttgtgactACCTGGTAAGGCCATAAAGGGGCGAAGAAAGAAGCGACAGTATCACCATGCTACAACTACAACCATTCGTAGGTTCATCCCCCTGCTGTGAAGTAGCCCATAACTGGAGCTTTACCTCATTGGGCTAATTCCCCGTTCCTTCACCGCTCCCTTTGGGGCGCCGCTTTTGACCCCCCGTGCGAAGCATCTGCCTCCAAAAGGGCTATATTAATAAGGAGGCGTTCATTTCGCTGGAGAGAGGTACCAacgtggaggggggggagaggaaggGCTGAAGCCATCTAGCCTTGTGGGGAAGGTTTTTCCCCGTTTCTGCCGCAACACCCTCACGTAGGTACTACCCCGGTTTGCCTGAACGAGCAAGGCGAATTGAACCAGTTCGAGATAAACCAATGGGGGCCAAACGAGTGAAGGCCAAACGAATGAAGGCCAAACCAGTGGCGGCCAAACCAATGGGGGCCAAACGAATGAAAGCCAAACGAGTGAAGGCCAAACGAATGGAATCCGTTAAACTGTTCGGATGGGTAAAAATGCGTTCCTTTGAGGTATGAACACAAGTACGTACGCTTGCGCGCTACAATTGCGCGCTACAATTGCACTCGTTCAAAGTGAGCCCCCCGGTCAGTCGCAAAAAACGGCGCGCTTCACATTCCCCAGGTTGAGCGCAGCCAGCAGGTAGCGTTCCAAGCCGAGCGCCAACCCCCCATGGGGTTTCgaagcaaaacgaaacgaaTTGATGTACTTACTTAAAGTGGAGTCGCTGTATATTAGCTTTTCACATTTCTTGAGGTAATccgaaagggaaaagttGGTCTTCTCCGAGATGGATAATTCACAGGAGAGTTCCCTCTGTGGGTTCTCTACCGATCGAAAGGTGTTCACTACTTTGAatagcaaaatgggcaaGTGGTTGATTCGCTGACTGCCGGAAATAATTTCGACTCCCttgtagaaaaaatcaaagctGTTCGTAAACCTAATGTCGTAGAGGTTGTGTGCTGTGTAGTATGGTCTGAGGTGCCATGGGTACTGATCGATTATGAATAGATCCAcgtcaaaatttttttttagaaactGGTGTAGGAATTGCAGCTCTTCATTGGTGAAGTCGGGAGAGTTCACGTACCTTTCCTTTAACTCTTTGCTTTGCATCGATTCGGTTAGACACAGTTTGTTGTCTCCTTCCTGTGGGTTCTTGCGTAGCAGGTTCAACAAGGAGTATTTGCATTCGACCTGTGCATCGTTTTCTCCAGCGGATGCTGTGTCGTTTGTGTCAACTGACTCATTTTCCGCGGTACCTCCATCATATAAGCGGTTAAGAGATAGTAGCAACCTTTTGTAGAGCTCGTCTCGGTTGTACCCGTTTAGGAAGGCGTAGACACTCTCGTCGTGTTGGTTCCCTTGCCCTGAGGATGGCTTCCCATCAGTGCGGACACCTCCCTGGTGCACCTGGTATATGCTCTCCACCTTCTGATTAAAGTATACGTTGTGTAGCATTTCACCAGGGGGTGCCTCAAATGATAGCCTTTTCATCAATTCATCCTTTTCCTCATGGGTGAGAATTTTTATACCCCCCTTGGGTAAGTTGCATAATGCGTGtgacttcttcctcccccgttCTTGTATGTCAAATGGAGAGTAATCATGATCAGCAGTAGTTCTGAACGAGCTTGAGAAATATCTGTCTAGTATGTCTCTAGCTTCGCAAAAGGAGAGCACAAAAGGAGAATCGGGAATTTTGCTGGGCTCAAAATGGTGACCTCCAAAAGAAGAGCTTATCAAGCTTAACTCCTCCCCAAAAGTCTTAAGTAGGTACTCATTTAATCGTTTCAACAGCTCATACATGGGGATAATTATTTCGTAGTAATTGTGATAGATTACTCTCTCTATGTCTAACGAAAGGAACTCGTTCAGGTGCCTGGATGTGTTGAATTTCTCATTTCTGTAGGAGTAGTTCATCTCGTAGATTTTCTCAAAATCTGCGTTAATTAGCATTTGCTTGTAAAATTGGGGACTCTGGGCTAGTAtcactttttctccctcgATTTTGTAGCACCTGGAGCCTCCTTCCGATCCGTTCAGTTGCCAACGGGTGCGTCGTTCCACGGAAGAGGAGGTAGTGCGCGTGCCGGTAGCAGCGTCTTCTGCAGTGTGTTCCCCATTGATGAATTCCGAGTCACCTACGTTCTGCTGCACAGTGATGGATTCCGAGTCACCTACGTTCTCCTCCACATTGATGGATTCCGAGTCACCTACGTTCTCCTCCACACTGATAGGCGCTTCCCCATGggcgcctccccccccgagGTTAACCATCTTGGACGTGAACACCTCCGTGTACCCATCCCGCCGCAGCATCTCCCTCAACTGGTGCGCAATTCGGCTCTTAATTTGGAACACGATGTGGTTCATGGGGTGCCTGTGGTGGAGGCTGGGGTGTTGCAGCTTCAGGATGACTTCGCTGGTGTTTAGCTTAGCGGGCCGGCGGGCAACACCCCCGATGCGGTCATCTCCACCGATGCGGTCATCTCCACCGATGCGGCCATCTCCATCGATGCGGCCATCTCCATCTATGCGGCCATCTCCACCGATGCGGCCATCTCCATCTATGCGGCCATCTCCATCTATGCGGCCATCTCCATCGATGCGGCCACCTCCACCCATGCTGTCACCTCCACCCATGCTGTCACCTCCACCCATGCTGTCACCTCCACCCATGCTGTCACCTGCACCCATGCTGTCACTTCCACTGATGCTGTCACCACCTGTGCGTGCCGCCCAAAAGGCCCTGCCCTCGTTCACCAACAAGGGCACATCGTCAAACGCTTCTGAAATACATCGGATGCTGCTCACGACTACCTCTATGCACTTCTCATTTAGTATGctttccaaaaagggaaccctACATCTGATCAAATCACCATGTACCTTCACACGTCCAACAATATCAACCACACTTTCGTTTCgtatcttttttatatagctATACAGATCATCCTCCCCTTCAGTAcatcctccttttttttcatacacaCAGGTGAGATAAACTCCCCCGTCTTGTCTGAGGCGAAGGAAAATCCTTTTAGATTGCTTCACTTTGTGTTCCACCCTTCCTCTAATGAGAGTGTAATTCTGGTCGATAATAGTCCTCCTCGTTTTTGCTTCTGGATGAGTAGCTTCCCTAGAGGGACTACTACACGAAGAGAATTCCCCTCGTCTCTGCTCAATGTAGTGGACTATCTGTTCATACGTCGAGTAGCAATTTTGGCGATTTGCAGTTCCatagaaaaaggaaaagtcaCCTACTTGCGCGAGGTGTAGTAGGTCTGGTTCGACTGATCGATATAGTTGGGGGGCATCTCCGGCGTGATCACTCTCACTAGGGTGTTTCTTCTGCTCCCCCCCGTTCAGTTTGGCAATATAAAGGACAGAGCTGCGACTCTTCCCCCCGGAAAAgcgacatatttttttttttttcttcccatgcGAGAGTCCTCTCCTGGTCTTATCGCTCACCTGGAGGAAGCCTCCTCCTGGCGAAACGTCACCTCCGCAGTGGCTACTCAACTGactattcgtttttttgcgTATCCTACTTCGGGGAAGGCAGTTGCTACTAAGGCAGTTGTTGCTAAAGCAGTTGTTGCTAAAGCACTCGCTGGGCCTCCGCCCCACTAACGCTGAACTTCTAACATAGGCCAGGCGTTCTCTCCTAGGGGCTCCTTGACTTAATTTTAAGTTGCAGTTTCCTTTCTGCTTGTAGCAGAGGATGGGCTTGTGCAGGTACGTCATCATGTGCATGCGCCACAGGAGGAGCACCCCCCTTGCAAGTTTCATTTTGGCGCGTCACCCTTCACCATCGGTTAGGTTACTCTGCCGCGTCACCCTTCGCCATCGGTTAGGTTACTCTGCCGCGTCACCCTTCACCATAGGTTAGGTTGCTCTGCcactttgccgctttgccactttgccgctttgccactttgccgctttgccactttgccgctttgccaCTTTGCCGCTTTACCGCTTTTCCGCTTCCACGCTGCGCACTTCAGGGAAGGGCCAAAGAGGGAGCTCTACCCTGCCGtcacttcctccattttgttttctccattACAGCTGTTTCGCTACCAAAATgggatggagaaaaaaaag
The sequence above is drawn from the Plasmodium cynomolgi strain B DNA, chromosome 10, whole genome shotgun sequence genome and encodes:
- a CDS encoding hypothetical protein (putative); this translates as MEGANHPPWEATFWKNFFSKKRYPQNGSSQGNSSVHIKHSGTLQLKNVPLNNYVIDGDLLLDSFHCAQLGKDVIIQKGKETYKGYFKGRNVDGFGKIISQQFVYEGYIRNGEKYGQGKGTLFLGPSADDAQSSVVIYKGDWKGNKRNGYGVLLIRKHGNHPSVRTYEGWWRQNERHFYGVQRYVNAVYCGFWARDKRSGLGKMWWFAKGRGGRGRDRKGRDRKTRDRKCESAEPREGTTSGKSPPPKAKANAPKKVIQNVYVGEWQNDEMHGYGTYFWFVRHGNGNRKSGTCQSDVYGEGDAYDKYDTYDEGDAYDEGDAYDEGDTYDKYEGYWQRGERHGFGVFHHRCGDTYWGSWKNNKKHGQGYLLKINGTLCKCNYLNGVVTNQVDLNQTYIMNHLYTNPICKVVNLGTLLQEDPNLTSRDIKQFYKMVYDHFDLLIKAYASLVRDDMSIGEHIDLVSLLCDKYNLVDEDTHLNEEKMVKSFFQSGHLLSQHFLYARPTWVHTQQETNQGRHNPIDNKVNIGEGTRSALHSSHIDAQTCGMHDTPGEAVHPVSTPTYETHNLMTYILFNKDLFL
- a CDS encoding ribose 5-phosphate epimerase (putative) gives rise to the protein MTIGLGTGTTVFYVLERIEKLIRNGKIKDVVCIPTSIDTEIKAKNLGIPLTTLKKNSHIDIAIDGADEIDMNLNLVKGRGGALVREKLVASSASVFIIIVDESKLCMNGLGTTGAVPIEILSFGHEKIIQNLLKISSLENCKYKLREKNGEVYITDNKNYIVDFYFANPIEDLLDTCHKIKMTTGVVDHGIFVNMTSVALISKQDGTVVKLDKQAGS
- a CDS encoding hypothetical protein (putative); the encoded protein is MYLFKKAKDSIVNSLQYDKASPLMRLSGVCKGILRATFLVSFALLSLTVLAMYLERNFFANRDLLKALAVESLILCLLSLTILRRKSGTYIYAKVEMYPFSFKDLIDVSLATGTVTISVLDILLCYLCLIVAFFTFLTGLFSLYVCLDNPHMKDHENISLFSMQFASVSYIGLYAITQFCAFKSMPYHPVEYLGYIVKNIMEDIFCVVKKAWKFIY
- a CDS encoding asparagine-tRNA ligase (putative) — protein: MKLARGVLLLWRMHMMTYLHKPILCYKQKGNCNLKLSQGAPRRERLAYVRSSALVGRRPSECFSNNCFSNNCLSSNCLPRSDFSFFYGTANRQNCYSTYEQIVHYIEQRRGEFSSCSSPSREATHPEAKTRRTIIDQNYTLIRGRVEHKVKQSKRIFLRLRQDGGVYLTCVYEKKGGCTEGEDDLYSYIKKIRNESVVDIVGRVKVHGDLIRCRVPFLESILNEKCIEVVVSSIRCISEAFDDVPLLVNEGRAFWAARTGGDSISGSDSMGAGDSMGGGDSMGGGDSMGGGDSMGGGGRIDGDGRIDGDGRIDGDGRIGGDGRIDGDGRIDGDGRIGGDDRIGGDDRIGGVARRPAKLNTSEVILKLQHPSLHHRHPMNHIVFQIKSRIAHQLREMLRRDGYTEVFTSKMVNLGGGGAHGEAPISVEENVGDSESINVEENVGDSESITVQQNVGDSEFINGEHTAEDAATGTRTTSSSVERRTRWQLNGSEGGSRCYKIEGEKVILAQSPQFYKQMLINADFEKIYEMNYSYRNEKFNTSRHLNEFLSLDIERVIYHNYYEIIIPMYELLKRLNEYLLKTFGEELSLISSSFGGHHFEPSKIPDSPFVLSFCEARDILDRYFSSSFRTTADHDYSPFDIQERGRKKSHALCNLPKGGIKILTHEEKDELMKRLSFEAPPGEMLHNVYFNQKVESIYQVHQGGVRTDGKPSSGQGNQHDESVYAFLNGYNRDELYKRLLLSLNRLYDGGTAENESVDTNDTASAGENDAQVECKYSLLNLLRKNPQEGDNKLCLTESMQSKELKERYVNSPDFTNEELQFLHQFLKKNFDVDLFIIDQYPWHLRPYYTAHNLYDIRFTNSFDFFYKGVEIISGSQRINHLPILLFKVVNTFRSVENPQRELSCELSISEKTNFSLSDYLKKCEKLIYSDSTLSKYINSFRFASKPHGGLALGLERYLLAALNLGNVKRAVFCD